In Nocardioides nitrophenolicus, the genomic window TACGACCTGGAGGGACTCAGCGGCCTCGACGTGCCGTGGTGGACCTTCGCCTCCGCGGACCTCGTCGACGCCCACCTGGCCGCGCGGCCGGGCGCCCGGGTCTTCGAGTGGGGATCGGGCGCGTCCACGCTGTGGCTGGCCCGGCGCGCGGCCGGCGTCCACTCCGTGGAGCACGACGGCGCCTGGGCGGACCGGCTCCGCGCCGTGCTGCCCGCGCACGTCGAGCTCACCCTGGTCCCGCCCGTCGCGAGCACGCGACCGGAGGTGGGCTCGCGGAAGAAGGGCCACCAGGGGCTCGACTTCACCGACTACGTGAGCGCGATCGACGCGACCGAGGGTGTCTACGACGTCATCGTGGTCGACGGGCGGGCCCGGGAGGCCTGCCTCGACCACGCCCTGCACCGGCTCGCGCCGGACGGTCTGCTCGTGTTCGACAACGTCGACCGGCGCCGCTACCGCGACGCCATCGACCGGCTCGGCGCCCAGGTGACGGTCACCACCACCCGCGGTCTCACCCCGGCACTCCCCTACCCGACCCGGACCGCGTTGCTCCGCCGGGCGACCTCGTGACCCGGGCCCGGGCACTCGACCTGGTCCGCGCCGGCTTCGTTCTCGTCGCACTGGGCTGCGCGGCATGGGGCTTCCACGGCCGCTGGGGCGAGATCGCCGACGCCGCCGGCCGGGTGGGCCCCGGCCGGCTGGTCGCCGGCTGGCTGCTCGCCACAGCCGGGCTGTGCCTCACCGCCGTGCTCTGGCGGCACTGCCTGCGGTGGGCCGGCAGCGAGCTGGCGGTCCCGGCCGCCGCCCGGGTCTTCTTCGTCGGCCAGCTCGGCAAGTACATCCCGGGCTCGATCTGGAACTTCGCCGCCCAGGCACAGCTCGGCCGGCCGCTCGGCGTACCGGCCCGGGCGAGCCTCACCGCCTCCGGGGTCTTCCTCCTGGTCCACACCCTCACCGGCGCGGCCGCCGGCGCCGCCCTGGTCGCCGCCGGCCCGCTGGACGCGCCCGGCCCCCGGTGGGTCTGGGCCCTCTCGGCCGCGGCCGCCCTCGCCGCTCTCGCCGTCCTGGCCGCGGGCTCCCGCGGCCGGCTCGCCGTGCGGGGCCGCGACCTCGCCGGCGCGGTCGGGCTCATGGGCCTGGTCTGGACGGCGTACGGCGCCGCGCTGCTCGCGCTGCTCCCCACGCTCGGCCCCACCGACCTGCCCCTGGCGGTCGGGGTGTTCGCCCTCGGCCACGTCGCGGGCGTCATCGTCGTGTTCGCACCCGCCGGGCTCGGCGCCCGCGAGGCGACGATGATCGCCCTGCTCGCCCCGGCTGTCGGGTTCGGTGCCGCCACCGCGGCCGCGCTGCTGGTCCGGATCGTGCACACGGTGGCCGACCTCGTCCTCGCCGCAGCCTCCTGGTCGGCCTCGAACCGGGGTCAGAACGGACAAATTTCGTAGTCCTCCCGGACTATTCGACCTGGGAAAGGCGTCCCTGCTCCCGCGATCCGACCTACTGTGGGCGCGCTCACAGCACCACCCAAGGGGGAACCGTGCCACTGCCCGCTCCGCTCACTCGCCTCGCCGTCGCGGGCGCGCTCGCGCTGACCGGGGTGCTGGTGGCGACCCCGACCGCCACGGCGGCGCTGGACGCTCCCACCCAGGTGACGGCCGACATCAGCGCGGGCAGTGCGCAGATCAGCTGGAACCGGGTCGCCGGGGCGACCGGCTACCAGGTGCAGGTCGACGACAACGAGGACTTCTCCTCGACGCTGGTCAGCGTCACGACCGTGAACGACAGCTATGTCACGCCGAGCCAGATGCCCGTCGGGACGCTGTATGTCCGGGTCCAGGCCACCGGTGGTCCGTGGAGTGCCACCGTGAGCCAGCAGCGCGGCATCCTGGCCGCACCGAGCGCACCCCTGCCTGCCAGCGGCACGACGCTGACCGCCGGCTCCGCCCCGTCCCTCACCTGGAACGCCGTGGCGGGCGCGTCGAGCTACCAGGTCCGGATCGCCACCACGGACTCCTCGGAGTGCGAAACGGCCCAGGTGAAGACCGGCGGCTGGACGAGCGAGTCCACCCGGTTCGTCCTGCGGGACCGGGTGCTCGCCCCGGGCCAGCCCTACTACTGGTGCGTGCGCGCGACGCTGCCCAACAGCGTGTTCTCCGAGTGGACGTCGCCGCGGCTGTTCGACCTGGCCAACCTCGGCGCGCCCGCGCTGGTGAGCCCGGGGAACGGCGCCACCAGCCTGAACGGCGACGTCACCTTGGACTGGGACCCGAAGCCAGGCGCCGCGACGTACCAGGTCCAGGTCGGCTGGGACGAGCAGTTCAGCACGGGAGTCCGGGTCGACACCACGATCACCGCCACCCGGTGGAGCCCCAACCCCAACGTGCTCGACAACCGCACCTGGTACTGGCGGGTGCGCGCCAAGGACGCCAACGGCAATCCGCACCACTGGTCGAACGTCCGCCACTTCGTCCGGAGCTGGACCGACCAGCCGGTCCTGCAGTGGCCGCTGGACGACGCCGCCGAGCCCACGGCCGACATGTACTACGAGTGGCGCGCCGTACGCCGCGCCGACTACTACACCCTGCAGACGGCCTGGGACGCGGACTTCACGATCGGTCGCAAGGAGTGCCGCTCCTCCCACACCACCTACGTCGGCGAGTGCGGCGGCAACCCGAACGGCTGGACCTACTGGCGGGTCCTGGCCAACGAGGACGACACCCTCGGGATCAACGCCAGCGGCAACACCTACACCCACACCACCCAGACCGAGGTCGGCTCGGCCCAGGTCCGGCGCTACCAGTCCGTGATCGCCCGCCCCACCAAGGTGAGCCCCGCGGCCAACGCCACCCTCGCCGCCGGCCAGGTCCCCACGCTGACCTGGAACCCGGTCACCTTCGCCGCGACCTACCAGGTCAAGATCACCAACCTCGGCAACGGCGACGAGATCACGAAGACGACGGCGACCACCGCCTTCACCCCGCGCGCGCTGCTCGACCCCGGCACCTATGCCTGGGACGTGGTCCCGCGGACGATCGACGGCGTCGCGATCGGCTATCTCGAGCTGTCCGCCCAGCGCCGGTTCACGGTCAGCGCCTATGCGGCCGACGGACCCGTGGCCGGGGCACCGGCGCTGCTGACCGACGGTGTCGACGGGTACCGCGCGCCGACGCTGGCCTGGCAGCCCGTCACCGGCGCGACGAAGTACGTCGTGCGGGTCCGCCCCCAGGGCGACAGCGCCTGGCAGCAGATCTCCGACACCTTCGCCTACCCGGCCGGCCAGGACAACACGACCTCCTTCGCCGCGCCCGGCACCTACGAGTGGAAGGTCCTGCCGTCCGCCGGAAGCACGCCCCTGGCCGAGAGCTCCGTCGGCACCTTCACCGTCAAGCCGCTCTACGACCCGGACGCGCCGACGGCGATGAGCTACGGCGACTGGCTCGCCGGCACCGAGATCACCGCGGCGCTCAGTGGCAACACGATGTACGGCAACGCGGGCGACACCGCCGACCGCTGCGAGCTGACGACCGCGACGACCGGCTGCACCGACCTGCGCCAGACGCCGATCCTTCGCTGGCGGCCCCGCGACACGGCGGCCGAGAACCCGAACATCGCGTTCTACAAGCTGTCCCTGTACGCCGACCAGGCGCGCACCACCACGGTCCCCGGCTACAAGGACATCGTGGTGCGCCGCCACGCCTGGATGCCGGTCGTTCCGCTCGCGGACGCCCAAGCCGGCCAGGCAGGCAGCACGTCGGCGTACTGGGTGCAGCTGATCCCCTGCGGCTACACCGCCTGCGCCACCGCCGCCAGCGTCGACCCCACGATCAACGCCCCGCTGGCGCACGCCTTCAACAAGTCGTACGACAAGGCGGTCACGGTCTCACCCACCAACGGCGCCACCGTGCCGATCACCGACACCGCCGCGGCCAACGACCTCGTCTTCGAGTGGAAGGACATGCTCGAGGCCCAGGCCCAGGCGCTCCCCGGCGGCACCTCGCTCGGCAACAGCCACGCCGACACCGAGGCAGTGAAGTACCAGCTCAGCTACAGCCGGCTCGAGAACTTCTCGAACGCGGTGACAGTGAGCGTCGACCACACCTACTACACCCCGCCGGCCCCCCTGAGCGACGGCGACGTGTACTGGAAGGTGCGGGCGATCGACGACGACGGCAAACCGCTCAACTGGAGCGACACCGCTCAGTTCACGATCACCTCCCCCACGACCACCGGCCTGACCCCGTCGGCCGCCGCCTCCACCGTGAGCGGCAGGCAGGCGCTGACCTGGGACTACGCGCCCTATGCGCCGACCTACGTGCTCGAGGTCTACGCCGGCGGCATCCCCCAGGGCACCAGCACCACGGACCGCAAGGTCAGGGAGACCGTCTACGGCACCTCGTGGACGCCGACGAGCAGCCTGCTCACCGCCGGGCTCTACACCTGGCGGGTGCGCGGCATCGACGCCAACGACAACCAGATGCGGTGGAGCGAGTGGGCCCAGTTCACCGTCTCGCCGGACTCGCCCGCCCAGAACCTCCCGGCAGCCGGAGCGAACATCGCGCCCCAGGACCTGCTGATGAGCTGGGGCCCGGTCGAGGGCGCCAGCCAGTACAAGGTCGAGTGGCGAGTCGCCAACAGCACCACCGTCTCCTCGCAGACCACCACCGGTCTCGCCTGGGCGCCGACCGGTGCGCTCGGGACGGCCGGCACCTGGGAGTGGCGGGTGACCGGCTACCGCGGCAGCACGCCCTGGGGCTCGGCCACCGCCTGGCGCACCTTCCAGGTGGCGCTCAAGCCGACCGCGACCACCGCCGTCAGCATCCCCACCAGCAGCACGGTCGGCGCACCGTTGACCCTCACGCCGCCCGTCTGGGACTTCGGGGACGTCGCCGACACGACCTACCAGTGGTTCCGGGGCAGTACGGCGATCCCCGGCGCCACCGGGAAGACCTACGTCGTGACGGCCGACGACTTCGGCAAGGCCCTCAAGGTGGTCGCCACACTCCAGGTCGCCGGCTACCAGGACGGGGTGTCCACCAGCGGCACGGTCACCCCGGGTGCGGTCGCGGCGCCCAGCGTCGTCACCGCCCCGGTCGTCGGCGGGGACCCGCGGGTCGGCGGCAGCCTCAGCGTCACCACGGGAGCCGTGTGGAGCAATGGCGCCACGACCACCTACCAGTGGCTGCGCGACGGCAAGACGATCAGCGGCAAGACCGGCGAGACCTACGCCGTCCAGTCGGCCGATGCCGGTCACACCGTCTCGGTCCGGGCGACCGGGCGACTCGCCGGCCACGCGGACGGCGTGACCGAGTCCAACCGCGTCTCGGTGGCCCCCGCCGCGAACACCAAGGTATCGACCAGCACCACCCTCACCCGCTCCGCCGCGAAGCTGCGCCGGGGCAAGAAGGTGACCCTCACGGCCGTGGTGACGGCCGCCGGCCGTACCGGGCTCGGGACGGTCACGATCGAGATCGTCATCCCGCGCAAGTCCGGCGTGAAGACGAAGACCATCACCCTGAACGGCGCCAACACCGGCGTCACCAAGATCAAGCTCAAGGTGAAGGGCAAGTACAAGTTCCGCGCGGTCTACAAGGGGATGACCAACACGACCGGCTCCAGCTCGGCCTGGGTGACGGTCAAGGCGCGCTGAGCCGACGGGCTCCGCGACTCAGCTCAGCGCGGAGCCCGCGACGTAGTCGTTCCACGCGACGTTCCAGTCGCCCCAGCCGTTGCCGGGCTCCATCGGGCGGTCGGTGCCGACGTACTCGACGACGTCGCCGCGGCGGGTCATGGAGTAGAGCCAGGCGGCGTTGTCGGTGCTCATGCCGGTGCAGCCGTGGGAGACGTTGGCGCGGCCCTGGGAGCCGACGGACCAGGGCGCCGCGTGGATGAACTCGCCGGAGCTGGTCAGCCGCATCGCCCACTTGACGTCGTCGATGTCGTAGGCCTCGGCGGAGCCGCGGGCGATGCCGACGGTCTCGGAGTTCATCCGCTTCTGGGCGTACTTCTCCATGATGACCTTGACGCCCGAGCGCGTGGTGAAGCCGGCCTTGCCGGTCGTGATCGGCAGCGTGCGCAGCAGCTTGCCGTTCTCGAAGACCTTCATCTGGTGGGTGCGGGCGTTGACCTTGTAGACGTGGGCGGCGCCGATCTCGAAGTCGACCTTGCGGTCCTCCTGGCCGTAGATGCCGCCGCCGGCGCTGACGCCGTTGACGGCGACGTCGACGCTGACCTTGGTGCCGGCCTGCCAGTAGGCCTCGGGGCGCCAGTGCGCCTCGGTGCTGCTGACCCAGTGCCACGAGCCGGGCTGCGCGGGCGTGGAGGTGACGCTCATGTGCTTCTCGAAGCTGGCCTGGTCGGTGACCGGGACGTCGAAGGTGACGATCACGGGCATGCCGACGCCGACCGTCTCGCCCTGCAGCGGCGCCACCGAGGCGTAGGTCTGCTGGCTCAGGCTCAGCGCCTGGGTGGTGAAGGTCGACACGCTCCGGACCTCCTTGCCGTCACCGTTGCGGGCCACCGCCCGCACCCGGTAGCGGGTGTCGGGCTCGAGGCCGCCGGAGGACACCCAGCGGGTGCCGTCGGCGCGCAGCTCGCCCTGGACGCGGCCGGCCTTGGACTTGACCACGACGGTGGTGAGGGTGCCCTTCTCGGCCTTGACCCGGACCACCTTGTCGACGGGTACGCCGGACGCCTGGTCCTCGACGTTGGTCGTCACGATCGCCTCGGAGGCCGCCGCGGCGGTGGTCTCGTCGGCCGCCGGGTCGTCGCCGCCCGGCACGAACCCGGAGCCGTCGCAGGCGGCGGCGACGAGCGCGACGGCCGCCAGGACGGCGGCGGCGCGCAGCGCGCGCGATCGGGAGCGTGTCAACGGGGAAGGCACGCACCGAGGGTACCTGCCAGGACCGACGAATCCGGGCTGGAGAGCACGTCGGCGGTGTCACACCGTGAGGTGGGACACCGCCGACGAGGGGCTGAGCGCGGCTCAGCGGGGTCGATCAGTGGGCGTAGACGCCGCGGTAGTACTCGAAGATCCAGCCGCTCAGCGCGATCGCGCCGAGCACGAAGGCGATGATGAGCAGCCACCAGGCGAGGACGGCCAGCGCGAACACGATCAGGCTGAGCGTCAGCGCGCACCACAGCGGCCACCACGAGTAGGGCGGGAAGAAGCCCAGCTCGCCCGCGCCGTCGGCGATCTCGCCGTCCTTGAGGTCCTCCGGACGGGCGTCCATCCGGTTGGCGTGGAACCCGAGGTAGAGCGTGACCATGGCACACAGCAGCGTGGTCATCACCAGGGCGGAGGTGCCGGTCCAGTCGGCGCCGTGGTCACTTCCGTCGGTGATGAACCAGTAGGCAGGGCTGACCAGGACCAGGAAGACCGTGGTCACGCCGAAGATCCATGCTTCGACCTTCATCAGGCGTCGACCTCCTTGGCGCCGGCGCCCGCGGCGACCGGCTCGTCGTACATCTCGATGGCGGCGATCTCCGGGTGGTGGAGGTCGAACGCCGGCGACTCCGAGCGGATCCGCGGGATCGAGTGGAAGTTGTGACGCGGCGGCGGGCAGCTCGTGGCCCACTCCAGCGACCGGCCCCAGCCCCACGGGTCGTCGGTGTTGACGAGCGGGCCCTTGCGGGAGACGTAGACGTTGTAGAAGAACGGCAGCATCGAGGAGGCCAGGATGAAGGCGCCGATCGTCGAGACCTGGTTGAGGGCGGTGAAGCCGTCGCGCGGCAGGTAGTCGGCGTAGCGCCGCGACATGCCCTCGATGCCGAGCCAGTGCTGGACCAGGAAGGTGGTGTGGAAGCCGATGAACAGCAGCCAGAAGTGGATCTTGCCGAGCCGCTCGTCGAGCATCCGACCGGTGAGCTTGGGCCACCAGAAGTAGAAGCCGGCGAACATCGCGAAGACGACCGTGCCGAACACCGTGTAGTGGAAGTGGGCCACCACGAAGTAGGAGTCGGAGACGTGGAAGTCGAGCGGCGGGCTGGCCAGGATGATGCCGGTCAGGCCACCGAACAGGAAGGTCGTGAGGAAGCCGATCGACCAGA contains:
- a CDS encoding class I SAM-dependent methyltransferase codes for the protein MTARSAYLRITGVAGGLLGRIGLLGLLDRWAPRSRLATWLRSLFAIYDLEGLSGLDVPWWTFASADLVDAHLAARPGARVFEWGSGASTLWLARRAAGVHSVEHDGAWADRLRAVLPAHVELTLVPPVASTRPEVGSRKKGHQGLDFTDYVSAIDATEGVYDVIVVDGRAREACLDHALHRLAPDGLLVFDNVDRRRYRDAIDRLGAQVTVTTTRGLTPALPYPTRTALLRRATS
- a CDS encoding lysylphosphatidylglycerol synthase domain-containing protein — protein: MTRARALDLVRAGFVLVALGCAAWGFHGRWGEIADAAGRVGPGRLVAGWLLATAGLCLTAVLWRHCLRWAGSELAVPAAARVFFVGQLGKYIPGSIWNFAAQAQLGRPLGVPARASLTASGVFLLVHTLTGAAAGAALVAAGPLDAPGPRWVWALSAAAALAALAVLAAGSRGRLAVRGRDLAGAVGLMGLVWTAYGAALLALLPTLGPTDLPLAVGVFALGHVAGVIVVFAPAGLGAREATMIALLAPAVGFGAATAAALLVRIVHTVADLVLAAASWSASNRGQNGQIS
- a CDS encoding DUF4962 domain-containing protein; its protein translation is MPLPAPLTRLAVAGALALTGVLVATPTATAALDAPTQVTADISAGSAQISWNRVAGATGYQVQVDDNEDFSSTLVSVTTVNDSYVTPSQMPVGTLYVRVQATGGPWSATVSQQRGILAAPSAPLPASGTTLTAGSAPSLTWNAVAGASSYQVRIATTDSSECETAQVKTGGWTSESTRFVLRDRVLAPGQPYYWCVRATLPNSVFSEWTSPRLFDLANLGAPALVSPGNGATSLNGDVTLDWDPKPGAATYQVQVGWDEQFSTGVRVDTTITATRWSPNPNVLDNRTWYWRVRAKDANGNPHHWSNVRHFVRSWTDQPVLQWPLDDAAEPTADMYYEWRAVRRADYYTLQTAWDADFTIGRKECRSSHTTYVGECGGNPNGWTYWRVLANEDDTLGINASGNTYTHTTQTEVGSAQVRRYQSVIARPTKVSPAANATLAAGQVPTLTWNPVTFAATYQVKITNLGNGDEITKTTATTAFTPRALLDPGTYAWDVVPRTIDGVAIGYLELSAQRRFTVSAYAADGPVAGAPALLTDGVDGYRAPTLAWQPVTGATKYVVRVRPQGDSAWQQISDTFAYPAGQDNTTSFAAPGTYEWKVLPSAGSTPLAESSVGTFTVKPLYDPDAPTAMSYGDWLAGTEITAALSGNTMYGNAGDTADRCELTTATTGCTDLRQTPILRWRPRDTAAENPNIAFYKLSLYADQARTTTVPGYKDIVVRRHAWMPVVPLADAQAGQAGSTSAYWVQLIPCGYTACATAASVDPTINAPLAHAFNKSYDKAVTVSPTNGATVPITDTAAANDLVFEWKDMLEAQAQALPGGTSLGNSHADTEAVKYQLSYSRLENFSNAVTVSVDHTYYTPPAPLSDGDVYWKVRAIDDDGKPLNWSDTAQFTITSPTTTGLTPSAAASTVSGRQALTWDYAPYAPTYVLEVYAGGIPQGTSTTDRKVRETVYGTSWTPTSSLLTAGLYTWRVRGIDANDNQMRWSEWAQFTVSPDSPAQNLPAAGANIAPQDLLMSWGPVEGASQYKVEWRVANSTTVSSQTTTGLAWAPTGALGTAGTWEWRVTGYRGSTPWGSATAWRTFQVALKPTATTAVSIPTSSTVGAPLTLTPPVWDFGDVADTTYQWFRGSTAIPGATGKTYVVTADDFGKALKVVATLQVAGYQDGVSTSGTVTPGAVAAPSVVTAPVVGGDPRVGGSLSVTTGAVWSNGATTTYQWLRDGKTISGKTGETYAVQSADAGHTVSVRATGRLAGHADGVTESNRVSVAPAANTKVSTSTTLTRSAAKLRRGKKVTLTAVVTAAGRTGLGTVTIEIVIPRKSGVKTKTITLNGANTGVTKIKLKVKGKYKFRAVYKGMTNTTGSSSAWVTVKAR
- a CDS encoding L,D-transpeptidase; protein product: MPSPLTRSRSRALRAAAVLAAVALVAAACDGSGFVPGGDDPAADETTAAAASEAIVTTNVEDQASGVPVDKVVRVKAEKGTLTTVVVKSKAGRVQGELRADGTRWVSSGGLEPDTRYRVRAVARNGDGKEVRSVSTFTTQALSLSQQTYASVAPLQGETVGVGMPVIVTFDVPVTDQASFEKHMSVTSTPAQPGSWHWVSSTEAHWRPEAYWQAGTKVSVDVAVNGVSAGGGIYGQEDRKVDFEIGAAHVYKVNARTHQMKVFENGKLLRTLPITTGKAGFTTRSGVKVIMEKYAQKRMNSETVGIARGSAEAYDIDDVKWAMRLTSSGEFIHAAPWSVGSQGRANVSHGCTGMSTDNAAWLYSMTRRGDVVEYVGTDRPMEPGNGWGDWNVAWNDYVAGSALS
- a CDS encoding cytochrome c oxidase subunit 4, with product MKVEAWIFGVTTVFLVLVSPAYWFITDGSDHGADWTGTSALVMTTLLCAMVTLYLGFHANRMDARPEDLKDGEIADGAGELGFFPPYSWWPLWCALTLSLIVFALAVLAWWLLIIAFVLGAIALSGWIFEYYRGVYAH